The genomic DNA CTGTTTGACAAAAGTAGTTGCATTCGTCGTTTCGCAAAATACGCCAGCGACGAATTGCTGCTAGACAACAATGCCACAGTGGTGCGTGAACGCGCCGATCACCCAACACGGATCAAGATCGCGTTGTCCGATGGGATCTCGTTCTTAGGCGCTATCGAATTTCAACGGTTGCCCCATCGAGGTCCGTTCACCATGGATGAACATCTCGACGCGAAGGTGCTTGCCAGCCGAGTGTCGAAACGTATCGTCAGGATGTCCCACGCTCGCTTTTCTGGTGCGAGCTATCGCAATTAGCCTTCACCGGCGATGGGACGTCCAACGCCATCAACCATACTAGCGGAGCAGCGCGGAGCCTCGCCCGGGTGCAGCATGAGGCAACGTTCGAAATTTACTGGGCGAGGCCCTGCGACGCTCCGCTACGGTTCCGCTGGGAAATAACTTCGTCATTTCAAAGTGTTTCCCGAATGACATGAACCCTCCGGTGGCGTTAGCGCCGTGCCACTAGCGGCTATACTGGAATGAGCGTAGCTCGGCCAGCCTTAGAGGTAGTGGACGAGGCTACGAGTCCCAGCGACTTATTCGCACGACGGGACTCGTTGCCTCGTCCACAACAGAAGAAGACATTTCACCCGCGTGATTGGTAACAAAAATCGAATGACGAAGTTGTTTCCAAACAGCACCTAAAGAAATCGATCTCTGAAAACGGACTCGGAGATCAGGCACTGAGATCAGGCATCCAAAACGGGTCCTGAAAATTCCGCTGCGGCAATTCGCTTGCGACTACGCGTTGGCAAAGGCATTGCGAAGCATGCCAAGACTCTTGGGGATCGCGGTCTCGTGAGCCTCTTTGCCCTCGAACTCGAGCGAGATGTAGCCACGATAATTGGCTTCTTTGAGGATTGCGGCCACTTTTGCGTAATCGATCTCAAGCGTGTACCAAGTGCCGCCGCCATAATAAGTTTTCGCCTGGACAAAAACCGCCTCGGGTGCAAGTTTTTTGTATTGGGCGTATTGGTCCTCGAGAAAATTCCCGGTATCCAGCGTGACGCGTAACCAAGGCGAATCGACCTCGCCAACCACTCGCAACACGCCGTCGGCGGTGCGGCCAAGTCCCCAGTGATTTTCCAGCCCCATCACAACGCCACATTTCTCTGCGGTGCTCAGACATTGCTCAAGCGAATCACGCACCCATTTAAAACCGTCGTCATCGGTGTACCCTTCCAGTCGCGGTTCGATCCCCTTGTTTGCCATTAACTCGTCAAAACTGCCTGACGTTCCCCAACGTCCGGTGTTCACACGAATGGTCGGGATCCCCATCGCATAGGCAAGCTCGATGCAATGATTGGTATGGTCAATCGCTTCTTGACGTTTGGCCGCGTCCGGTGAGACGAACGATTGGTGGGTGGACAATCCGCACAGCGACATGCCTTGGCGAAACGCACGCTGCTTGATCCGTTGCAGCGTCGCATTGGATTCGTCTTGCATTTGCACATGCAAAATCTCAACCGCGTCAAACCCCGCGTCCGCTGCCAAATCGACGCATTCTTCGATCGACAACTTGCTGTCGTCGCGGTACCGCCAATAGGAATAGGTTGACACCGCAATCGGGTTACTTTTGTTTGCGTTTGTGTTTGCTTCACCAGATGGGTCGCCGCTCGATCCCGAGCCAAGCTTTTGCCCCTCGTTCTGAGGGGAAGCCGCGATCGAACCGGCCCCCACCAATGCGGTTGCGGTCGCGATCGCTCCGGCCACTGCTTGACGGCGATTACAACGCTGTGATGACACAGCAGGTTTCCCTGCGGCCGGGGCGGCCTTGGTTGAACTTGCCTGCGGAGCATCAGAATCGGTTTGGGAGTCGAAATCCGTCATAATCAAAGTCGCTTGGGTAGATAGGGATCGATAGGTCCGCGGATGGCAGAAATTGCGTACGCAGTATAACCTGAAACGCCCCGACAACGGATATCCCGCCAGTGTCTGAACCGCAATTTGTCCAGCACTGAAAGATTCTTCCCTCATTAACCTACTCGTTGTGTCAAATCCTGATTCCATTGCTGACGAAATCGACTCTCGCCCCTCACGCTATGTGGTGGGGATCGATTTAGGGACGACCAACTGCGCTCTCTGCTTTATCGACACGGAAAAGGAACCTTGGTCCACCGAAACCTTTTCGATTCCTCAGTGGATTGATTTCGGTCAATGCGAGAATCGAGAAACGCTGCCGTCATTTCACTACGAATTGACCGACGATGAACGATCCGGTGCGCACCGTTTGCCTTGGCAAGACGACGCGATGCCCTATTGCGTCGGAGTCTTGGCTCGAGATGCAGGGCACCGGCATCCAGGCCGGCGAGCGGCGTCGGCCAAGAGCTGGCTTTCGCACGAAGGCGTCGATCGCACCGCCGATCTGTTGCCATGGCATGGTGATGCCGACGTCAGCCGATTGTCACCGGTCGACGCGTCGGCCCGCTACTTGGAACATTTGCGGTCCGCTTGGGATCATCAACATCTCGATGATCCGTTGGCTCAGCAGGATGTCGTGATCACGCTGCCCGCGTCGTTTGACGAGGTAGCAAGAGAATTGACAGTGGCTGCAGCCAAAAAAGCAGGCTTGTCACGAGTCTATTTGATCGAAGAACCGCAAGCCGCGTTCTATGCCTGGATCGACCGGCAACGCGATCAATGGCAAAACAGCGTACAGCCAGGTCAATTGATTTTGGTCTGTGATATCGGCGGGGGCACCACCGACTTAACCTTGATCCGAGTTCGCGCGGCGGGTGAATCGGGCGAGCAAATTCAATTTCACCGCGTTGCCGTCGGCGATCACTTGATCCTCGGGGGCGACAACTTGGATCTGGCGGTCGCTAAGCTGGCCGAAGCAAAAATCATCGCTTCGGGTGCGAGCCACTCGTTGTCGCCGAGCCAGTGGGATCGTTTGGTCCAGGTGTCCCGGACGGTCAAGGAAACGATGCTGCAAAACGATCGCCCCGAATCCTACACGATCAATCTGCCCTCGGAAGGCAGTCGATTGGTCGGTGGCAGCATCCAGGTCGAAGTCACCGCCGCCGAAATCGATGCCACGTTGATGGATGGTTTCTTTCCGACGGTCGATTTAGACGCGACCGCCGTCGCCGGTGACAGCGGATTCCAAGAGTTCGGGCTGCCCTATGCAGCCGATGCGGCGATCACACGACATTTGGCCGAATTTCTAAAGACGCATCGCCGCACCGGACTTGATGAACAAGACGATGATTCGGCAGAACGACCGGCGTTGGTGTTATTTAACGGTGGGGTGATGTCCGCGCCGGCGGTGCGTCAGCGGATTGTCGAATCGCTCGCGCGTTGGTTCGCCGAGGATGACGAGGACTGGAAACCTCGCGTTCTGGAATCACCAAGACTCGATTTGGCGGTCGCACAAGGCGCAGCCTATTACGCCGGCGTGCGTCGTGGGCACGGAGTTCGAATTGCCGCGAATCTGGGACGATCCTATTACATGCAGGTCGCCGACCATCCACCGCGAGGGTTGTGTTTGATCCCCGGCACGGCGGAAGCAGGGCAGCGGTTTCGCGCCGATGAACACCCATTGGAACTACAAATCGGTGCGCCGGTTCAGTTTCCATTGTGGGTCAGCAGCACGCGATTGGCCGATTCGGTCGGGGCGTTGATTGAAATCGATCGCAAAGAATTCTCGCCATTGCCGCCGATTTGCACGGCGTTGGTCCAGGGCAAACGACGCACCGACGAAACGATCAACGTCGTCATCGAAGCCGAGTTGAGTGAGATCGGAACCGTCGGGCTGTACTGTGTTGATAACCAGTCGAGCAAACGTTGGCGATTGGAATTCGATATCCGCAGCACGCTGGAAACCGATCGTGATGCGCACACAGGAATCGGCGAAACACGCGGGATTGTCGATTCGGACACCGTGACGCGGTGCGCCGAAGCGATCGAAAGCGTGTTTGGCGAATCGGCAGCCAAGCTAAAGCCCAATCAGTTGGTCAAACGGTTGCAAGAGGTCACCGAATCGCACCGCAACGAGTGGCCTCCGTCATTGCTGCGAGATCAGTGGCAATTTCTGCTGGACCATCAATCAGGACGCCGCAAATCGCCACAGCACGAGTCACGCTGGTTGAACCTCGTCGGCTTCTGTTTGCGACCGGGCTATGGAGTCGCCGTCGATGATTGGCGAGTTTCTCAGGTGTGGCGATGTGTGCACAACAAGTTGGTGTTCCCAGCGGCGGCATCGCGTACCGAATCGATGATTTTGTGGCGACGGATCTCGGGCGGTTTGACCGCAGGCCAACAAGCTCAGTTGGCAGCGCCGTGGATCAGCGCTCTCAAGAACCGCACTCGCAAAGTTGAGCCCCACGAGGCCGCCGAAGCGTGGCGATTGATCGGATCGCTAGAGCGTTTGCCGGTCAGCGACAAAGTCACCTTAGGACGAATTGCGATCGAAGCGGTTGCCCAAAAGAAGAACGAAAAAATCCGTCATGCGTTGCTCTGGGCCATCGGCCGGCTGGGCAGTCGTCAACCGCTGTACGGACCGCTCAATGGCTGTATCGGCGCCAGCGAAATCGCCGACTGGATCGAGTCACTGATTCGTCTGGATCGCAGCACCGACGCTGCGAATCACGAATCGGTCTGGATGCTCGCGTTGGTTCAAATTGCCCGCATGACCGGCGACCGCTATCGGGATCTTCCCGCTGAGGTGCGAGACGAGGTCGTGCAGTACTTGACGGCAAGATCGGCGCCGCCTCATTACCTGGAACTACTCAAGTCGGTCGGACGACTGGAAAGCGAAGAGGAAGCGGCGATCTTTGGTGACACCCTGCCGCTGGGAATCCGGCTGGTGCGATAAGTTCCGCTGGTGCGCTAGTTCGATTGATGTGCTAGTTCCACTGGTGTGATAAGCCGGTCAGTGCAGTGGCTTCGCGAGTCAGTCGGCTTCAGCGATTGTGAATTTCCATCGGTTCTGCGGCTCTTCGCCGCTCGCCGCCGCTGCTCATCATCGCCACGGCGATCCCACCGAGCACGATCAACAGCACTGCCGAGATCACATGAGGCCGATACTTTTCCCACGTCGTCGGCGATTTTTGTGGCGACGATTGTGATGAGGCAGGGGCGTTTGGATCTATCATATTCCGATTCGAAAGAGCGTCCTGAGCGATAAGCAAACGTCCAATCCTACCCGAACCCGCCCGCAAAATCGACCAGCAAGTTTTGACGTTTTTGGGATCACTTTGGGTGGGCTTTGTCAGCACGTGCGATGCGTTCATGCTACGCTGTTAAAATTCCTTTTTCCCCAACATGAGTCTCCCTATGCCATCGATCAACACGCTGCTCATTCGATCTCGGTCTCGCATGGTTTTAGTCGCTACCGCTGCTACGTTCATCCTCGGTGTGATCGCTAACGCAGCGGGCGACGAGGATGTTTCGAGCAATGCGGCGGCTGCGGCGAACGGGCGGCCCAATATTGTGTTGGTGATGACGGACGATCAGGGGTGGGGGCAGACGGGTTACTACAATCACCCAGTTCTTAAAACTCCCTATCTTGATGCGATGTCCGAGAATGGATTGCGAATGGACCGGTTCTATGCCGGTGCTCCGGTCTGTTCGCCGACGCGAGCCAGTGTGTTGACCGGACGCTCAAACGACCGCACCGGGGTCCAGTCGCATGGCTACGCACTTCGACGTCAAGAAACCACAATCGCCAGCGTGCTGAAGGATGCCGGCTATGTCACGGGCCACTTTGGAAAATGGCACCTCAATGGACTACGTGGCGCCGGAGTCCCCGTGCTGCATACCGACAACCATCATCCTGGACATTTTGGTTTTGACCAATGGGTTTCGGTCACCAATTTCTTTGACCGCGATCCGCTGATGAGCCGGCGTGGCAAGTTCGAACAATTCACGGGCGATTCGTCGGACGTGGCAATGACCGAAGCGATTGACTTTATTTCACGACAATCCAAAGCGAACCAACCGTTCTTTACCGTCGTCTGGTTCGGGTCACCCCATTCGCCTTGGTTGGCCGACGACGAGGACTTGAAACCGTTCGCGTCGCTCGACAAAGATTCGCGGCACCACTACGGCGAATTGGTGGCGATGGACCGCAGCATCGGCACCTTGCGAGACTCGCTGCGGCGACTCGGGATCGCAGAGAACACGTTGGTTTGGTACTGCAGCGACAATGGTGGGTTGCCCAAGATCACACCCGATACCGTCGGTGGGCTGCGCGGCAACAAGGGAAGTTTGTATGAAGGTGGGCTGCGTGTTCCCGCGATCGTCGAGTGGCCTGCGACGATCCAACCACGCGTCACGAACTATCCCGCCTGTACGATGGATATCTTTCCGACCCTGGTCGACCTGTTGTCGCTCGCCCCATCGGTCGCGCCGAATCCGCTGGATGGCGTCAGCTTGAAGCCGCTGTTTCACGAAGAGATCGAATCACGTGAAAAACCAATTCCCTTTCGTTTTTCGAATAAGGCGGCGCTGATCGACAACGACTTCAAATTGCTCGCAGAAAACCTGGATCGATCCAAGTTCGTGCTTTACGACTTGAACAACGATCCTACCGAAACCACCGATGTGACGGCCGAGCATCCGCAGGTGGCAAAGCGAATGCAGAAGTCACTCGTCGAGTGGAACGAATCGGTCAAAGCCAGCGTGGCCGGAAAAGACTACCCCGAAGGCCGGGTAGACCCGGATCATCCCGAGCCTCGGTGGTGGACCGAAGTCGAGGACTACAAACCCTTCTTTGACCAATGGCAGGATCGCTGGGAGTACGCTCGATACTTCAAGACGAAACGCAAATGAGTTGCCACGGACTTGATTGCAACGAATGACTCCTTTCCGCGATGTTCGACGTCATTTCATCCTCTCGTTACGAGGACGAGATTTTGGCAAGAACGCTGCGAACGATACTTACGCCATGACTGAAAAGGTTACTGAATGTACCGGATTGCAATTTGGATAGTTGTCTTGTTTTGCGGCCACGGCGCGTTGGCGTTCCACGTGTCAGCCGCCGAGAAGCCCAATATTTTGATGATCTATGCCGACGATATCGGCTATGAAGCATTGAACTGCTATGGCGGGCTGGATTTTGAGACGCCTCGGTTGAACCAGATGGCTGCCGCCGGGATACGATTCAGCCGCGCCTACGCCAGCCCCGTGTGCACCCCGTCCCGCGTCAGTTTGCACACCGGACTCTATACGACCCGGCATGGACATGTCGGCGTGCTGCCGGTCCATCAGGGGACGCGGCAAAAAGTGGATTTTCAAAAGATGCCAACGTTTGCCCAGCTGCTGCGATCCGGCGGCTATACGACGAGCGTCACCGGAAAATGGCAATTGGCGACGCTGCAGATGTGGCCGGATCATATCCGGGATGCGGGCTTTGATTCGTGGTGTATTTGGCAAATTTGGCGAGATGGAAACAAGACACTTCGCCACTGGACCCCCACGCTGAACGAAGACGGCCAAGTTCGCGAAGACATCGCCGATCGTTTTGGTCCCGATGTGCTAGCCGACTACGTGATCGAACAGATGACCGAGGCCAAAGCTGCGGGCAAACCATTCTTCATTCTGCACAACGAACTGCTGCCGCATGACCCAATCATCGAAACGCCGGACGATCGAGCACTTGGACGCAAAGCCCAGCTTGGAAACATGATCCATTACATGGACAAATTGGTGGGACGTCTGCTCGATGCGGTGGAAACACTTGGGATTCGAGACAACACCTATGTCGTCTTCATGGGCGACAATGGCACGCACGACGTGGATTTCAAAAATCCAAAA from Novipirellula caenicola includes the following:
- a CDS encoding sulfatase-like hydrolase/transferase; translated protein: MPSINTLLIRSRSRMVLVATAATFILGVIANAAGDEDVSSNAAAAANGRPNIVLVMTDDQGWGQTGYYNHPVLKTPYLDAMSENGLRMDRFYAGAPVCSPTRASVLTGRSNDRTGVQSHGYALRRQETTIASVLKDAGYVTGHFGKWHLNGLRGAGVPVLHTDNHHPGHFGFDQWVSVTNFFDRDPLMSRRGKFEQFTGDSSDVAMTEAIDFISRQSKANQPFFTVVWFGSPHSPWLADDEDLKPFASLDKDSRHHYGELVAMDRSIGTLRDSLRRLGIAENTLVWYCSDNGGLPKITPDTVGGLRGNKGSLYEGGLRVPAIVEWPATIQPRVTNYPACTMDIFPTLVDLLSLAPSVAPNPLDGVSLKPLFHEEIESREKPIPFRFSNKAALIDNDFKLLAENLDRSKFVLYDLNNDPTETTDVTAEHPQVAKRMQKSLVEWNESVKASVAGKDYPEGRVDPDHPEPRWWTEVEDYKPFFDQWQDRWEYARYFKTKRK
- a CDS encoding Hsp70 family protein; protein product: MSNPDSIADEIDSRPSRYVVGIDLGTTNCALCFIDTEKEPWSTETFSIPQWIDFGQCENRETLPSFHYELTDDERSGAHRLPWQDDAMPYCVGVLARDAGHRHPGRRAASAKSWLSHEGVDRTADLLPWHGDADVSRLSPVDASARYLEHLRSAWDHQHLDDPLAQQDVVITLPASFDEVARELTVAAAKKAGLSRVYLIEEPQAAFYAWIDRQRDQWQNSVQPGQLILVCDIGGGTTDLTLIRVRAAGESGEQIQFHRVAVGDHLILGGDNLDLAVAKLAEAKIIASGASHSLSPSQWDRLVQVSRTVKETMLQNDRPESYTINLPSEGSRLVGGSIQVEVTAAEIDATLMDGFFPTVDLDATAVAGDSGFQEFGLPYAADAAITRHLAEFLKTHRRTGLDEQDDDSAERPALVLFNGGVMSAPAVRQRIVESLARWFAEDDEDWKPRVLESPRLDLAVAQGAAYYAGVRRGHGVRIAANLGRSYYMQVADHPPRGLCLIPGTAEAGQRFRADEHPLELQIGAPVQFPLWVSSTRLADSVGALIEIDRKEFSPLPPICTALVQGKRRTDETINVVIEAELSEIGTVGLYCVDNQSSKRWRLEFDIRSTLETDRDAHTGIGETRGIVDSDTVTRCAEAIESVFGESAAKLKPNQLVKRLQEVTESHRNEWPPSLLRDQWQFLLDHQSGRRKSPQHESRWLNLVGFCLRPGYGVAVDDWRVSQVWRCVHNKLVFPAAASRTESMILWRRISGGLTAGQQAQLAAPWISALKNRTRKVEPHEAAEAWRLIGSLERLPVSDKVTLGRIAIEAVAQKKNEKIRHALLWAIGRLGSRQPLYGPLNGCIGASEIADWIESLIRLDRSTDAANHESVWMLALVQIARMTGDRYRDLPAEVRDEVVQYLTARSAPPHYLELLKSVGRLESEEEAAIFGDTLPLGIRLVR
- a CDS encoding sulfatase-like hydrolase/transferase, translating into MYRIAIWIVVLFCGHGALAFHVSAAEKPNILMIYADDIGYEALNCYGGLDFETPRLNQMAAAGIRFSRAYASPVCTPSRVSLHTGLYTTRHGHVGVLPVHQGTRQKVDFQKMPTFAQLLRSGGYTTSVTGKWQLATLQMWPDHIRDAGFDSWCIWQIWRDGNKTLRHWTPTLNEDGQVREDIADRFGPDVLADYVIEQMTEAKAAGKPFFILHNELLPHDPIIETPDDRALGRKAQLGNMIHYMDKLVGRLLDAVETLGIRDNTYVVFMGDNGTHDVDFKNPKSGQLHELKHTRHTIAGNVNGGKFQLNDAGTHVPLIVWGPKSVPRGAVCDDLVDVVDLFPTYCELTETAIPASLSIDGRSIAPQIHGGDGQPRAWVHHGIAGKGENLFDGSWRLSRKDDKLVDARNLPAESTVTQTSEPIHAVKNRLGSIFEKITPTGPRPPEPFPTKVLGRD
- a CDS encoding sugar phosphate isomerase/epimerase family protein, producing MTDFDSQTDSDAPQASSTKAAPAAGKPAVSSQRCNRRQAVAGAIATATALVGAGSIAASPQNEGQKLGSGSSGDPSGEANTNANKSNPIAVSTYSYWRYRDDSKLSIEECVDLAADAGFDAVEILHVQMQDESNATLQRIKQRAFRQGMSLCGLSTHQSFVSPDAAKRQEAIDHTNHCIELAYAMGIPTIRVNTGRWGTSGSFDELMANKGIEPRLEGYTDDDGFKWVRDSLEQCLSTAEKCGVVMGLENHWGLGRTADGVLRVVGEVDSPWLRVTLDTGNFLEDQYAQYKKLAPEAVFVQAKTYYGGGTWYTLEIDYAKVAAILKEANYRGYISLEFEGKEAHETAIPKSLGMLRNAFANA